The following is a genomic window from Streptomyces lincolnensis.
CGACCGCGCACACCACGACGCCTGTGAGGGCGAGCAGACGAACGTTCATAGGCGGAAGATAACGACCGCGCGCGGGCGAAAGCGCCGCCCGCGCGCGACACCCCTACAACTCGGGTGCGCTCACACCCGTACGAGTGAGGGCCTCGACCACGGCGTCCACCACGGCCTCGACGTCCGGCACCCACGGGGCGGCCGAGCCGGGCAGCGGCGCGCGCTCCCAGCGGATCTCGCCCAGGCCGGTCTCGGACGGCGGCAAGGTGATGTAACCGCCCTCGCCGTGGAAGCGGAGGGAGCCGGGGACGAAGTCCTTGGCGTACAGCAGTTCGCCCAACTGCTCCATGGAATAGGGCTTCACGAGGATCGCCCAACGGGTGGGCGAGGCGACGACCGGGCCGAGGCGCATGCCCTGACGGTCGAGGACGCTGAGGGCGCGGGCCGCCGGCAGGGCCGGAAGGCTGACCGCGCAGGGAGCGGTACCACCCGTGGCCAGGACGATCGGCGCGGCGGGTCGGTTGGCCCACCACCAGCGCACCATGCGCGCGTCGGTGGTGGCCGCGAGGAGACCGGGGTCGAAGGGGTGGGCACCGGGGACCGTGCATTCCGGGTCGGGGCAGCCGCAGCGGGCCCGACCCTCTGGGTCCGGAGCCACGCCGGGGAGTACGGGCCACTGCCATTCCGTGGCGAAGGTCAGGGCCGCGCTGATCAAATCAGGCCCCCCGTCGCTGCGCTGGGACAGGAGCCTGCGTCGCCTTCCGAGGATCTCGCGCATGAGCGCTCGTTCCTTTCCGTTGCACCGCTGGCAACACCGTGGACCACATCACACCATGTGTCGATCACTTCACTGTGCGTACCTGTTGGCGCATCACACCCCTGTCCGAGACAAGGGGAACCCCTATGGGTCGAACACCGGCTGCGCCGCGGCAGCCGCGCCCATACTGCGGTGTATCAAAAGCTGAGCCTGGCGTGGGGGTGGCGAAGTCTGGCGTTTGCCGTCCCGCGTATTTCTCTTCGCCTCCGCCACGGGAGGATGGGGCTCGGTCGTCGGTGGCTAAGACGCCCGGGTCCGTCGCCAGGTTCCCGGGTGATTCCCAACCACCCCTGGCCTTCTCCGAGTACGTACCCATCACGACCGCTGTGACGCTCTGTTGAGCAAGGCCAGTCGACCGCAATAAGCGCTTGCCTAAGGCAGTTTTAAGCCAAGTTCGCCTTTTGGCAAGTGGTGCACCACCGCCTCATGGACACCAGGAATCCCGGCAGGACAATGCTGGACATCCCCTCACGAGTGCGTGTACATGTGGAGACACTGCTAGCGGCGCAGAATGACATGGGGGTTTGCGATGCTTTTGAGCAATACGCACCGGTCGGAAAGCCGGACGCCATGAACGCCCCTCACCCTCCGAAAGTGGCTGGAATCGATTCAACGGTTCCCGCACCCGCACACACTGTCGCGCCCGCGCCAGCCGCCTCGGGCACCTCAGCGGTGCTCGCACCGAACGCACCGGGCGCCCTGCTCCAGGACCGGCTCGCCGGCTGGGTCTCGGACCTCACGACCCTGCACGAACTCACCGAACGCCTGGCCCGCACGGACGTGCTCGCCGACGCCCTCCAGGAGGTGCTGCGCGCCGGAGCCGCCCTGGTCGGCGCCCGCCGCGGCCTCGTCGTCCTGGAACCCGGCGACGGCCTCGGCCCCGACACCACCATCGGCCTCGGCCTCGCCCGCGCCGACCTCGGGTCCATCGAGACCGTGCCGCGCAGCGCGATGTCGTACGGCAGGATCCTCGACGGCCTGCCGGGCGGTGACGGTGAGATCGCCGAGCCCGATCTGCTCTCCGAGGACGGCCTCGACCCCCGCCACCGCGAGGTGGCCGCCCGCCTCGGCTACGCCGCCTGCTACGCGCTCCCCCTGACCACCGAGGACCCCTGCCGGCTCGGCGCCGCCGTGTGGCTCTACGACGAGCCCGCCGAACCGAGCGAGCGCCAGCGCCACCTCGTCGGGCTGTACGCCCGCTACGCCGGCGAGCACCTGGCGCGGCTCGTCGAGCTGGAGCGCACGCGCGCGTGCATGGCGACCATGTCCGAGGAGCTGCTGCCGTCCCGGCTCCCGCGCGTGGCCGGCATGCGGCTCGCCGCCCGGCACCGCACCTGCGCCCGGGGCGGCGGCGACTGGTACGACGCGCTGCCGCTGCCGGACGCCGCCCTCGGGCTCGCGGTGGGTTCCGTGACGGGGTCCGGGCCCAGCGCGATCGCCGCGATGGGACGGCTCAGAGCGTCCCTGAGGGCGTACGCCGTGATGGAGGGCGAGGACCCGGTCGCCGTCCTGTCCGACCTGGAGCTGCTGCTCAGGCTCACCGAGCCGGCCCGCTCGGCCACCGCGCTGTTCGCCTACTGCGAACCCGCGCTGCGCAAGATCACGCTGGCCGGTGCCGGACACAGCCCGCCGCTGCTGATCGGCGAGCGGCGCACGCAGTTCGTGGAGACGTCCGTGTCCGCGCCGCTCGGGATGCTCGCCTGCTGGGAGGCGCCGAGCGTGGAGCTCCAGGTGCAGCCGGGGGAGACGGTTCTGCTGTACACCGACGGACTGCTGCACCGCACCGGCGACCCCACGGACCGCGCCTTCGCCCGGCTGCACTCGGCCGCGGCCGGTGTGCCGAAGGCGCTGCGGTCCGACCCCGGCGCCGTCGCCGACCACGTCCTGCGGGCCGTGCTGCCGGACGGGCTGGACTCGGCGGACTCCGAGGAGGACGTGGTGCTGCTCGCGGCTCACTTCGAGTAGCGGCCCGCGCTCCCCTCGGTAACAGGCCCAACGGCCCTGGGCCCCCTTCTGTACGACCGTACGATGGAGGGGGTCCAGTGCCGTATCTAGGAGGATGACCGTGGCCGACGAGCTCACCCCGGAGAACCCGGAAGAGACCGAAGAGCCGATCAAGCAGCGGAAGAACGGGCTGTACCCGGGCGTGTCCGACGAACTCGCCGAGAGCATGCAGTCCGGCTGGGCCGACACCGAGCTGCGCGACCTGGAGCCGGTCCCGCAGGCCGCCGAGACCGCCGCGCGCCGCGCCGCGCTGTCGGCGCGGTTCCCGGGCGAGCGTCTGGTGATCCCCGCGGGCAACCTGAAGACCCGCTCGAACGACACGGAGTACGCGTTCCGGGCGTCGGTCGAGTACGCGTACCTGACCGGCAACCAGACCGAGGACGGCGTGCTCGTGCTGGAGCCGGCCGCCTCCGGCGGGCACACCGCCACGCTGTACCTGCTGCCGCGCTCCGACCGGGAGAACGGCGAGTTCTGGCTGTCCGGCCAGGGCGAGCTGTGGGTCGGCCGGCGCCACTCCCTGACCGAGGCGGAGAAGCTCTACGGCATCCCCGCCTCCGACGTGCGGGAACTCGCGGACGCCCTGCGCGAGGCCACCGGCCCCGTCCGCGTCGTCCGCGGCTACGACGCCGGTGTCGAGGCCGCGCTGACCGACAAGGTCACCGCCGAGCGCGACGAGGAGCTGCGGGTCTTCCTCTCCGAGGCGCGGCTGGTCAAGGACGCGTTCGAGATCGGGGAGCTCCAGAAGGCGGTCGACTCGACCGTGCGCGGCTTCGAGGACGTCGTGAAGGTCCTCGACAAGGCGGAGGCCACCTCCGAGCGGTACATCGAGGGCACGTTCTTCCTCCGCGCGCGCGTGGAGGGCAACGACGTCGGCTACGGCACGATCGCCGCGGCCGGGCCGCACGCGTGCACGCTGCACTGGGTGCGCAACGACGGACCGGTGCGCTCCGGTGACCTGCTCCTCCTGGACGCGGGTGTCGAGACGCACACGTACTACACCGCCGACGTCACCCGGACGCTGCCGATCAACGGTCGTTTCAGCGCCCTCCAGAAGAAGATCTACGACGCCGTGTACGACGCCCAGGAGGCCGGGATCGCGGCCGTGCAGCCCGGGGCGAAGTACCGCGACTTCCATGGCGCGGCGCAGCGGGTGCTGACCGAGCGGCTCGTGGAGTGGGGGCTCGTCGAGGGCCCGGTCGAGCGGGTGCTGGAGCTGGGTCTCCAGCGGCGGTGGACGCTGCACGGGACGGGGCACATGCTCGGCATGGACGTGCACGACTGCGCTGCCGCGCGGACCGAGACGTATGTCGAGGGAGTGCTGGAGCCGGGGATGGTGCTGACCGTCGAGCCCGGGTTGTACTTCCAGGCCGATGATCTGACCGTGCCCGAGGAGTACCGCGGGGTCGGTGTGCGGATCGAGGACGACATCCTGGTGACGGAGTCCGGGAACCGGAATCTGTCGGACGGGCTGCCTCGCCGTTCCGACGAGGTCGAGACCTGGATGGCGTCGCTGAAGGGCTGACGGCCCCGCGCCCCCGAGGGGGATGCAGTGGACCTGCATATAGAAGCCGGGGCCGGTGAAGGGCGTCGTGCCGGGCTAGAGAGGGCTCTGCGCGACGCCGTGCGCGAGGGGCGGCTCACCACCGGCACCCGGTTGCCCGCCACCCGGCGGCTCGCGGAGGAGCTGGGGGTTTCCCGGGGGACCGTGAAGGCGGCCTACGACCAGCTGGTGGCCGAGGGGTATCTGACCGCTCAGCAGGGGTCGGGGACGCGGGTCGCCCCGCTGCCCGCCCTCGACGCCGAACCGCCGGAGGCGTCCGCACGCGCGCGTGTGCCGCGTTTCGATCTGCGGCCCGGGAGCCCGGATGTGGGGGCCTTTCCGGCGGCGGCCTGGCTCAGGGCGTTGCGCCGGGTCGTCGACGCCGTGCCGTCCGCCGCCTACGACTACGGCGACCCCCGGGGACGGATCGAGCTGCGGACCGCGCTGTCGGGGTACCTCGGGCGGGCCCGGGGAGTCGTCGCGCCGCCCGAGCGGATCATCGTGACCTCCGGGTATGTGCAGGGGCTGGCGTTGCTCACACGGGTGCTGGGCGGGGCCGAGATCGCCATGGAGGATCCCGGGCTGCCGTTCCACCGGGAGGTCGTGCGGCGCGGCGGCGGGCGGGTGGTGCCCGCACCGGTGGACGAAAAAGGCGTACGGGTCGAGGAGTTGGGGGCCTCGGCGGCCGTCGTCGTCACCCCCGCCCACCAGTACCCGACCGGCGGGACGCTCCACCCCTCGCGGCGGCGGGCGCTGACCGACTGGGCACGCGCGCGTGGGGCGCTGGTCGTCGAGGACGACTACGACGGGGAGTTCCGCTACGACCGGCAGCCCGTCGGCGCGCTCCAGGGGATGGCGCCGGGGCAGGTCGTCTACCTGGGAACGGCGTCCAAGACCCTCGGGCCGGCGCTGCGGCTCGGCTGGATGGTGCTGCCGGCCGACCTGGTCGACGCGGTGGCCGACGCCAAGCTGCACAGCGACCACCACACCGAGTCCCTCGGCCAGTTGGCGCTCGCCGAGCTGATCGGCACTCATGCCTACGACCGTCATGTGCGCGCGAGCCGGCTCAGGTACCGCAGACGCCGGGACCGGCTCGTGGAACGGCTGGGGGCGCGGCGGCGCGTGCGCGGGATCGCGGCCGGGCTGCACGCGCTGGTGGAGGTCGAGGACGAGGCGGCGGTGCTGGAGCGGGCGGCGGCCGCGGGGCTCGCGGTGGGGCGGCTCGGGGAGCACTGGCACACCCCCGGCGCCGAGGGGCGGCCGCAGGGACTCGTCGTGGGGTACGGGACGCCTCGGGAGCGGGCGTATCCGGAGGCGTTGGAGGCCCTGGGAAAGGTGCTGGACGCCGGGCTCTGAGAGCACGGCGGCGGTCCGCCAGGCCGCTGATTGGGCCAAGGAAAGGGCCTCTGATTGGGTCTGCCCTGCGGCCCATTGCGCTTCTAGGGTCGTCAGCATGACGAACTCCCTCGTCCCGCCCGCGGGGCCGCAACGCGTCCTGGCCCTGGCCCAGTTGGCCAACTCCGTCGGTGACGGCGCCTACTACGTGACCTCGGCGCTCTACTTCACCCACGTCGTCGGGCTCGCCCCCGCGCGCGTGGGGCTCGGTCTCACCCTCGGGTGGGCGGTCGGCTCGCTGGTGGGGGTACCGCTCGGGCGGCTCGCGGACCGGCGCGGGGCGCGCGGTACGGCGGTGCTGCTGGCGCTGGCCACCGGGCTCGCGGTGGCGTCCTTCCTGGTCGTGCGGGACTTCGTGCCCTTCGTGCTGGCAGCCTGCGCCTACGCATCCGCCCAGTCGGGGCTGGCCGCCGCCCGGCAGGCACTGCTCGCCGGGCTGGTGGGCGCCGGGGAGCGGACCGGGCTGCTGGCGCATCTCCAGGCGACGCTCAACGCCGGGCTCGCGGTGGGCGCGGGGCTGGGCGGGCTCGCGCTGAACGCCCGCACGGAGGCCGCGTATCTCGGGGTGTTCGCGCTGGACGCGGTGAGTTTCCTGGTGTGCGCGGGGCTGCTGACGCGGGTGCCGGCGGTGCGGGCGCGGGTCCCGGAGAAGCGGCACGGCGCGAGTGTGGTCCGCGACCGCCCGTACGTCCTGCTCACGCTGCTCAACACCGTGCTCCTGCTGCGGATGCCGCTGCTCAGCCTCGGGCTGCCGTTGTGGATCGCGGGGCGCACGGACGCGCCCGCCT
Proteins encoded in this region:
- a CDS encoding PLP-dependent aminotransferase family protein produces the protein MDLHIEAGAGEGRRAGLERALRDAVREGRLTTGTRLPATRRLAEELGVSRGTVKAAYDQLVAEGYLTAQQGSGTRVAPLPALDAEPPEASARARVPRFDLRPGSPDVGAFPAAAWLRALRRVVDAVPSAAYDYGDPRGRIELRTALSGYLGRARGVVAPPERIIVTSGYVQGLALLTRVLGGAEIAMEDPGLPFHREVVRRGGGRVVPAPVDEKGVRVEELGASAAVVVTPAHQYPTGGTLHPSRRRALTDWARARGALVVEDDYDGEFRYDRQPVGALQGMAPGQVVYLGTASKTLGPALRLGWMVLPADLVDAVADAKLHSDHHTESLGQLALAELIGTHAYDRHVRASRLRYRRRRDRLVERLGARRRVRGIAAGLHALVEVEDEAAVLERAAAAGLAVGRLGEHWHTPGAEGRPQGLVVGYGTPRERAYPEALEALGKVLDAGL
- a CDS encoding PP2C family protein-serine/threonine phosphatase; its protein translation is MLDIPSRVRVHVETLLAAQNDMGVCDAFEQYAPVGKPDAMNAPHPPKVAGIDSTVPAPAHTVAPAPAASGTSAVLAPNAPGALLQDRLAGWVSDLTTLHELTERLARTDVLADALQEVLRAGAALVGARRGLVVLEPGDGLGPDTTIGLGLARADLGSIETVPRSAMSYGRILDGLPGGDGEIAEPDLLSEDGLDPRHREVAARLGYAACYALPLTTEDPCRLGAAVWLYDEPAEPSERQRHLVGLYARYAGEHLARLVELERTRACMATMSEELLPSRLPRVAGMRLAARHRTCARGGGDWYDALPLPDAALGLAVGSVTGSGPSAIAAMGRLRASLRAYAVMEGEDPVAVLSDLELLLRLTEPARSATALFAYCEPALRKITLAGAGHSPPLLIGERRTQFVETSVSAPLGMLACWEAPSVELQVQPGETVLLYTDGLLHRTGDPTDRAFARLHSAAAGVPKALRSDPGAVADHVLRAVLPDGLDSADSEEDVVLLAAHFE
- a CDS encoding MFS transporter; translation: MTNSLVPPAGPQRVLALAQLANSVGDGAYYVTSALYFTHVVGLAPARVGLGLTLGWAVGSLVGVPLGRLADRRGARGTAVLLALATGLAVASFLVVRDFVPFVLAACAYASAQSGLAAARQALLAGLVGAGERTGLLAHLQATLNAGLAVGAGLGGLALNARTEAAYLGVFALDAVSFLVCAGLLTRVPAVRARVPEKRHGASVVRDRPYVLLTLLNTVLLLRMPLLSLGLPLWIAGRTDAPAWLVSVLFVLNTGAVMLFQVRMARGIRGRASATRAVRRSGWVMLAACAVFALSAGASPWVAVAVLTVGAVLQVIAEMGQSAGSWQLSFELAPAERVGEYQGFFGTGVTVARTLGPLVLTSLVMGWGTPGWLLLGVATLGASYAMGPATRRAGERVDPGRPVPVG
- a CDS encoding bifunctional DNA primase/polymerase translates to MREILGRRRRLLSQRSDGGPDLISAALTFATEWQWPVLPGVAPDPEGRARCGCPDPECTVPGAHPFDPGLLAATTDARMVRWWWANRPAAPIVLATGGTAPCAVSLPALPAARALSVLDRQGMRLGPVVASPTRWAILVKPYSMEQLGELLYAKDFVPGSLRFHGEGGYITLPPSETGLGEIRWERAPLPGSAAPWVPDVEAVVDAVVEALTRTGVSAPEL
- a CDS encoding aminopeptidase P family protein: MTVADELTPENPEETEEPIKQRKNGLYPGVSDELAESMQSGWADTELRDLEPVPQAAETAARRAALSARFPGERLVIPAGNLKTRSNDTEYAFRASVEYAYLTGNQTEDGVLVLEPAASGGHTATLYLLPRSDRENGEFWLSGQGELWVGRRHSLTEAEKLYGIPASDVRELADALREATGPVRVVRGYDAGVEAALTDKVTAERDEELRVFLSEARLVKDAFEIGELQKAVDSTVRGFEDVVKVLDKAEATSERYIEGTFFLRARVEGNDVGYGTIAAAGPHACTLHWVRNDGPVRSGDLLLLDAGVETHTYYTADVTRTLPINGRFSALQKKIYDAVYDAQEAGIAAVQPGAKYRDFHGAAQRVLTERLVEWGLVEGPVERVLELGLQRRWTLHGTGHMLGMDVHDCAAARTETYVEGVLEPGMVLTVEPGLYFQADDLTVPEEYRGVGVRIEDDILVTESGNRNLSDGLPRRSDEVETWMASLKG